The Aminithiophilus ramosus genome contains a region encoding:
- a CDS encoding glycerol dehydratase reactivase beta/small subunit family protein: MNVWCRPLDRAPDDRPAIVLLASDAVDEGALSLVGTGSEEEGIPLVWGRGEGDAVALAQKAARRSRLEVGIGLDGIHAAVTLAKFPGERGAYLRESVAGPSLRWIGQAAACLVKGEHLPPRESEAEGPRPSPETSSSPDGGEDALVARLTRMVMEELAKERRR; encoded by the coding sequence ATGAACGTCTGGTGCCGTCCTCTCGATCGGGCCCCCGACGATCGCCCCGCCATCGTCCTCCTGGCCTCCGATGCCGTCGACGAAGGGGCCCTTTCCCTCGTCGGCACCGGCAGCGAAGAGGAGGGCATTCCCCTGGTCTGGGGCCGAGGCGAGGGCGATGCCGTCGCCCTCGCGCAGAAGGCGGCCCGGCGCTCCCGCCTGGAGGTGGGCATCGGCCTCGACGGGATCCATGCCGCCGTGACGCTGGCCAAGTTCCCCGGCGAGCGGGGGGCCTACCTGCGCGAAAGCGTCGCCGGGCCCTCTCTGCGCTGGATCGGCCAGGCCGCGGCCTGTCTCGTCAAAGGCGAGCATCTGCCGCCCCGGGAGAGCGAGGCCGAAGGGCCCCGACCCTCTCCCGAGACGTCGTCTTCGCCCGACGGAGGAGAGGACGCTCTCGTCGCCCGCCTCACGCGGATGGTGATGGAGGAGTTAGCGAAAGAAAGGAGGCGGTGA
- a CDS encoding diol dehydratase reactivase subunit alpha: protein MSIVAGIDIGNSTTEVALARVEGRDITFLASALHPTTGIKGTVQNARGVVLALGKALESAGWGREDFRRVDLVRLNEAAPVIGDVAMETVTETIITESTMIGHNPTTPGGVGIGLGETVPIASLRDCPSGKPVAVVIPAQWDYERAAAEINVALGRGVAVEAAICQSDDGVLIANRLPRPIPIVDEVKAIDRVPLAMPCCVEVASPGRVVETLANPYDVATLFGLSPEETRQIVPVTRALVGNRSAVVIRTPLGEVKERSIPAGELYLEGPTGRRSLNVEEGAAAIMTLVRECNPLRDVFGQPGTNVGGMMERVRRTMSNLTDIPIADVHIRDLLAVDTLVPQKVVGGLADEFSQESGVALAVMVETRELPMRHLAEAVRTATGIAVEIGGVEAEMAINGALTTPGTKTPLAIIDLGAGSSDASLMRENGTVELIHLAGAGNMVNTIIASELGFDDPELAESIKRYPLCKVESVFHIRQEDGTVRFFDRPLEPHLFGRVALICEKDLLQPIPLRTTMERVRQIRRKAKKEVFVTNAVRALERVAPAHNVRLLDHVVLVGGSALDFEVPTMITDVLSRYGVVSGRGNIRGTEGPRNAVATGLVLTYRGDGA from the coding sequence ATGTCCATCGTCGCAGGCATCGATATCGGCAACTCGACGACGGAGGTCGCCCTCGCCCGCGTAGAGGGCCGGGACATCACCTTTCTGGCCTCGGCCCTTCACCCCACCACCGGAATCAAGGGGACCGTTCAGAATGCCCGGGGCGTCGTTCTCGCCCTGGGCAAGGCCCTTGAGTCGGCCGGCTGGGGTCGCGAGGATTTCCGTCGCGTCGATCTGGTCCGCCTCAACGAGGCCGCTCCCGTCATCGGAGACGTGGCGATGGAGACGGTGACGGAGACGATCATCACCGAATCGACCATGATCGGCCACAACCCAACAACACCCGGCGGCGTCGGCATCGGCCTCGGCGAGACCGTCCCCATCGCGTCTTTGCGCGACTGCCCCTCGGGAAAGCCCGTGGCCGTCGTCATTCCGGCCCAGTGGGACTACGAGAGGGCCGCCGCCGAGATCAACGTCGCCCTCGGCAGGGGCGTCGCCGTCGAGGCCGCCATCTGTCAGAGCGACGACGGCGTCCTCATCGCCAACCGTCTCCCTCGTCCCATTCCCATCGTCGACGAGGTCAAAGCCATAGACAGGGTTCCCCTGGCCATGCCCTGCTGCGTCGAAGTGGCGTCGCCGGGCCGCGTCGTCGAGACCCTGGCCAACCCCTATGACGTGGCCACCCTCTTCGGGCTCTCGCCCGAGGAGACCCGTCAGATCGTCCCCGTCACGCGGGCCCTCGTGGGCAACCGGTCGGCCGTCGTCATCAGGACCCCCCTGGGCGAGGTGAAGGAGCGATCCATCCCCGCCGGAGAGCTCTATCTGGAGGGACCGACGGGGCGAAGAAGCCTCAACGTGGAGGAGGGGGCCGCGGCCATCATGACCCTGGTCCGCGAGTGCAATCCCCTGAGGGACGTCTTCGGCCAGCCCGGGACGAACGTGGGCGGCATGATGGAGCGCGTCCGCCGCACCATGTCGAACCTGACGGACATCCCCATCGCCGACGTCCACATCCGCGACCTCCTGGCCGTCGATACCCTGGTGCCGCAGAAGGTCGTCGGCGGTCTGGCCGACGAGTTCTCCCAGGAGAGCGGCGTCGCCCTGGCCGTCATGGTCGAGACGAGGGAGCTGCCCATGCGCCACCTCGCCGAGGCCGTCAGGACCGCGACGGGCATCGCCGTCGAGATCGGCGGCGTCGAGGCCGAAATGGCCATCAACGGCGCTCTCACCACGCCGGGGACCAAGACGCCCCTGGCCATCATCGACTTGGGCGCCGGGAGCAGCGACGCCTCGCTCATGCGGGAAAACGGCACCGTCGAGCTGATCCACCTCGCCGGGGCCGGCAACATGGTCAACACCATCATCGCCAGCGAACTGGGCTTCGACGATCCCGAACTGGCCGAGTCGATCAAGCGCTACCCCCTCTGCAAGGTCGAGAGCGTCTTTCACATCCGCCAGGAGGACGGGACGGTCCGCTTCTTCGACCGTCCCCTGGAGCCCCACCTCTTCGGCCGCGTGGCCCTGATCTGCGAAAAGGACCTTCTCCAGCCGATTCCCCTGAGGACGACGATGGAAAGGGTCCGCCAGATCCGTCGCAAGGCCAAGAAAGAGGTCTTCGTCACCAACGCCGTCCGGGCCCTGGAGCGCGTCGCTCCGGCCCACAACGTGAGGCTTCTCGACCACGTCGTCCTCGTCGGAGGTTCGGCCCTCGATTTCGAGGTGCCCACCATGATCACCGACGTTCTCTCCCGCTACGGCGTCGTCTCGGGCCGGGGCAACATCCGCGGCACCGAAGGGCCCCGCAATGCCGTCGCCACGGGGCTGGTCCTCACCTACAGGGGAGACGGGGCATGA